From a region of the Nonlabens sp. Hel1_33_55 genome:
- a CDS encoding VWA domain-containing protein, whose protein sequence is MIQWWNRMEFVDPEFFWLLLLLPLIIGYYIWRGKKQNADVRISSLRGFDGSDSLLSRLRPLLLVLRLLALAFIIVALARPQTTDVNTRTSSTEGIDIVLAVDVSASMLARDFKPDRLEATKRVALDFIEGRPSDRIGVVVYAAESYTKTPITTDQSITLRAVEGIEYSSVLENGTAIGMGLATSVNRLKESTSDSKVIILMTDGVNNSGFIDPKIATELAIEFGIKVYTIGIGTNGNAMSPVGQDQRTGAFRFAMAPVEIDEALMKQIAADTGGKYYRATNDSKLAEIYDEIDQLEKTEIEEFKFYNVQEMFRPLVLIALGLLGLELLLRYTLFRTAA, encoded by the coding sequence ATGATACAGTGGTGGAATAGAATGGAGTTTGTGGACCCAGAATTTTTCTGGCTATTGCTGCTGTTGCCATTGATCATAGGTTATTACATCTGGCGTGGTAAGAAGCAAAATGCAGATGTGCGCATCTCATCTCTACGTGGTTTTGATGGATCTGATTCTCTCTTGTCTAGATTGCGACCGTTATTGTTGGTCCTGCGACTGTTGGCATTGGCATTTATCATCGTCGCGCTGGCAAGACCACAAACCACAGACGTCAACACGAGAACCAGCTCTACGGAAGGTATTGATATCGTTCTCGCAGTAGATGTGAGTGCCAGTATGCTCGCTCGAGATTTCAAACCAGACCGGCTGGAAGCTACCAAACGCGTGGCGTTGGATTTTATAGAAGGACGACCTAGTGATAGAATAGGTGTCGTGGTGTACGCAGCCGAAAGCTATACCAAAACACCCATCACCACAGATCAAAGCATCACGCTGCGCGCGGTTGAAGGTATTGAGTACAGTAGTGTTCTAGAAAACGGAACTGCCATAGGAATGGGACTTGCCACATCAGTCAACCGATTGAAAGAAAGCACCAGCGACAGCAAGGTCATCATCTTAATGACTGATGGTGTCAACAACAGCGGATTCATAGACCCAAAAATCGCAACGGAACTGGCTATTGAATTTGGCATCAAAGTGTACACCATCGGAATAGGAACCAACGGCAACGCTATGTCGCCAGTAGGTCAGGACCAGCGTACTGGAGCTTTTCGTTTTGCAATGGCACCAGTTGAAATTGATGAAGCGCTCATGAAACAAATCGCGGCGGATACTGGCGGGAAATATTACAGAGCGACCAACGATAGCAAATTGGCCGAGATCTACGACGAGATTGATCAACTGGAAAAAACAGAAATTGAAGAATTCAAGTTCTATAATGTGCAGGAAATGTTCCGGCCATTGGTGCTGATTGCCTTGGGATTATTGGGACTGGAATTGTTGTTGCGATATACGTTGTTTAGGACAGCGGCTTAA
- a CDS encoding DUF58 domain-containing protein, translating into MDTKELLKKVRKIEIKTRRLSDAVFGGEYHSAFKGRGMTFSEVRQYQYGDDVRNIDWNVTARYHEPFIKVFEEERELTLMLVADVSGSTLFGTQEQLKREIITEISATLAFSALQNNDKVGLLLFSDQVELFIPPKKGKFHILRIIRELLEFKPQKNTTDIGAAMEYIGGVLKKKAIVFVMSDFMSTGYQKALQIVGRKHDVTGIRVYDKREEEIPAMGLVPFVDQETGKQRIINTSSRSVRTKYAAYHKENVAYFKTSFTKADSGAIDLETRDNYTTKLLGYFKRR; encoded by the coding sequence ATGGACACTAAAGAGCTTTTAAAAAAAGTACGCAAGATCGAGATCAAGACTCGGCGGTTGAGCGATGCCGTTTTTGGAGGTGAATATCACAGTGCCTTCAAGGGTCGTGGGATGACATTTAGTGAAGTGCGGCAGTATCAGTATGGCGATGATGTACGTAACATTGATTGGAATGTAACGGCTAGATATCATGAGCCATTCATTAAAGTCTTTGAAGAAGAACGCGAGCTGACGTTGATGCTGGTGGCAGATGTGAGTGGATCGACCTTATTTGGAACGCAGGAACAATTAAAGCGTGAAATCATTACCGAAATCAGCGCGACGCTGGCCTTTAGTGCCTTGCAGAATAACGATAAGGTAGGTTTGCTGTTGTTCTCTGACCAGGTCGAATTATTCATTCCGCCTAAAAAAGGGAAGTTCCACATCCTAAGAATCATCCGGGAATTGCTGGAATTCAAACCACAGAAAAACACGACTGATATAGGCGCAGCGATGGAATATATAGGCGGCGTTTTAAAGAAGAAAGCCATCGTTTTTGTAATGTCTGACTTTATGAGCACTGGCTATCAAAAAGCCTTGCAAATCGTGGGACGCAAACACGATGTTACGGGTATTAGAGTTTACGACAAACGTGAGGAAGAAATTCCAGCGATGGGATTGGTGCCGTTTGTGGATCAGGAAACTGGCAAGCAGCGTATTATCAACACCAGTTCGCGATCGGTTAGGACTAAATATGCGGCTTATCACAAAGAAAATGTCGCCTATTTCAAGACCTCATTTACAAAGGCAGATTCTGGCGCCATCGATTTAGAAACCAGAGATAATTACACTACTAAATTATTGGGATACTTTAAAAGAAGATGA
- a CDS encoding AAA family ATPase: MNQENTAVDIASINDKVQAESAFIAPLVAEMNKVIVGQQYMIDRLLIGLLGRGHILLEGVPGLAKTLAITTLSQAVSASFSRIQFTPDLLPADVVGTLIYNMKDADFSIRKGPIFANFVLADEINRAPAKVQSALLEAMQEKQVTIGDTTFPLERPFLVMATQNPVDQEGTYPLPEAQMDRFMLKTVIDYPTIADEQYIMRANLKKEFPKPNPVVSPEQILRAQDAVEMVYMDEKIEKYILDIVFATRYPEKYNLPDLKPLISFGASPRGSISLAKSAKCYAFIKRRGYVIPEDVRAVVLDVLRHRIGITYEAEAENYTTEDIVNKIVNTIEVP, from the coding sequence ATGAATCAGGAGAATACGGCGGTCGATATCGCCAGTATCAATGACAAGGTCCAAGCAGAAAGTGCGTTTATAGCGCCGCTGGTGGCAGAGATGAATAAGGTTATTGTGGGACAGCAATACATGATCGACCGTTTGTTGATCGGTTTGTTGGGACGTGGCCACATATTGCTGGAAGGAGTTCCAGGACTGGCCAAAACACTTGCCATTACAACGCTTTCACAAGCCGTGAGTGCAAGTTTTTCAAGAATTCAATTTACACCAGACCTTTTACCAGCAGATGTTGTAGGAACCTTAATCTACAACATGAAGGATGCTGATTTCTCTATACGTAAAGGACCGATTTTTGCAAACTTCGTCCTTGCAGATGAGATCAACCGTGCGCCCGCCAAAGTACAATCTGCACTCCTAGAGGCGATGCAAGAAAAGCAGGTAACCATTGGTGATACTACGTTCCCATTAGAGCGACCATTTTTAGTAATGGCGACTCAAAACCCAGTAGATCAAGAAGGAACTTACCCATTGCCTGAAGCGCAAATGGACCGTTTCATGCTTAAAACAGTCATTGATTACCCAACAATCGCTGATGAGCAATACATCATGCGAGCCAACTTGAAAAAAGAGTTCCCAAAACCAAATCCAGTAGTTTCTCCAGAGCAAATTCTACGTGCACAAGATGCCGTGGAGATGGTTTACATGGATGAGAAGATTGAGAAATATATTTTGGACATCGTTTTTGCAACCAGATATCCAGAGAAATACAATTTACCAGACTTGAAACCATTGATCAGTTTTGGTGCCTCACCACGTGGATCGATTAGTTTAGCAAAATCGGCGAAATGTTATGCATTTATAAAACGCCGCGGTTACGTCATCCCAGAAGATGTACGTGCCGTTGTTCTTGACGTTCTACGTCACCGTATAGGAATCACCTACGAGGCCGAAGCAGAGAACTACACCACAGAAGACATCGTGAACAAGATCGTGAATACGATTGAGGTACCGTAG
- a CDS encoding SDR family NAD(P)-dependent oxidoreductase gives MKTVLITGATSGIGLATAQLLAKNNCRLILCGRNTEKLAELQRDLSSKTDVTTLEFDIRDKKAVADKINGLASDFATIDVLINNAGNAHGLDPIQTGDLEDWDAMMDINVKGLLYVSHAVIPQMQERESGHIINIGSTAGKEVYPKGNVYCGSKHAVDAITTGMRLDLNPFKIRVGAVNPGLVHTNFSEVRFKGDSDRADKVYQGFQPLLPQDVADVILFAISRPAHVNIADLTMMCTAQASSTIVNKD, from the coding sequence ATGAAAACTGTATTGATTACGGGCGCCACTAGCGGCATAGGCCTTGCAACCGCTCAATTACTTGCCAAAAACAACTGCCGATTGATCCTATGCGGACGCAACACTGAAAAATTGGCAGAATTGCAGCGCGACTTGAGCTCAAAAACTGACGTCACGACTCTTGAATTTGACATACGCGATAAGAAAGCCGTAGCTGATAAAATCAATGGTCTAGCTTCTGATTTTGCCACCATTGATGTGCTTATCAATAACGCTGGTAACGCGCATGGATTAGACCCAATTCAAACAGGAGATCTTGAGGATTGGGATGCGATGATGGATATCAATGTGAAGGGTTTGTTGTATGTGAGTCACGCAGTGATCCCGCAAATGCAGGAACGAGAGTCTGGTCACATCATCAATATAGGTTCCACCGCAGGAAAGGAAGTTTATCCTAAGGGAAATGTGTATTGCGGTAGTAAACACGCCGTGGATGCCATCACGACTGGAATGCGCCTTGATTTGAATCCGTTTAAAATCAGAGTAGGTGCTGTGAATCCAGGATTGGTACATACCAATTTTAGCGAGGTGCGTTTTAAGGGCGACAGCGATCGCGCCGATAAAGTTTATCAGGGCTTCCAACCATTATTACCGCAGGACGTTGCAGATGTCATCCTTTTTGCGATAAGCCGTCCGGCGCATGTTAACATTGCAGATTTAACGATGATGTGTACGGCGCAGGCGAGTAGTACGATTGTGAATAAGGATTGA
- the hemB gene encoding porphobilinogen synthase — protein MYPLRRNRRLRTSEAIRSLVRETTITPSDFIVPLFVVEGKGIQEEIASMPNYYRFSLDLLADEVRLLWKMGLKSVLLFVKVPDNLKDNKGTEALNKDGLMQRAIKTVKDAAPDMYVMTDVALDPYSSYGHDGIVEDGKIINDATSEVLAQMSVSHAHAGADMVAPSDMMDGRILYIREALEENGFTDTGIMSYSAKYASAFYGPFRDALDSAPGFGDKKTYQMDPANRSEAIKESLMDIDEGADILMVKPGLCYLDIVRDLRNEIELPIAVYQVSGEYAMLKAAAEKGWLDHDAVMMEQVTAIKRAGADLIASYFAKDVVRLLS, from the coding sequence ATGTATCCACTACGACGAAATAGAAGATTACGCACCAGTGAAGCCATTAGATCATTGGTTCGCGAGACGACCATCACGCCGAGTGATTTTATCGTGCCCTTATTTGTAGTGGAAGGCAAAGGAATACAAGAAGAGATTGCGAGCATGCCTAATTATTACAGGTTCAGTTTGGATCTGCTGGCAGATGAAGTTCGCTTGCTATGGAAAATGGGATTGAAAAGCGTCCTGCTTTTTGTCAAAGTTCCCGATAACTTGAAAGATAATAAGGGAACCGAAGCACTTAATAAAGACGGCTTAATGCAACGAGCGATCAAAACCGTCAAAGATGCCGCTCCAGATATGTATGTGATGACAGACGTTGCTCTGGATCCTTATTCCAGCTACGGTCACGATGGTATTGTAGAAGATGGCAAGATTATCAATGATGCCACGAGCGAGGTTTTGGCACAGATGAGCGTTTCCCACGCACATGCAGGTGCCGATATGGTCGCGCCCAGCGATATGATGGACGGCCGCATTCTTTATATAAGAGAAGCGCTGGAAGAAAACGGATTTACAGACACTGGCATCATGAGTTACAGTGCAAAATATGCCAGTGCGTTTTATGGTCCATTTAGGGATGCGCTGGACAGTGCACCCGGTTTTGGCGATAAGAAAACCTATCAAATGGATCCTGCAAACAGGTCTGAAGCCATCAAAGAATCCTTGATGGACATCGATGAAGGCGCTGATATTTTAATGGTAAAACCAGGGTTGTGTTATCTGGACATTGTACGCGATTTACGCAACGAGATTGAACTGCCTATCGCGGTTTATCAGGTAAGCGGCGAGTACGCCATGCTAAAAGCCGCAGCAGAAAAAGGCTGGCTAGATCACGATGCCGTAATGATGGAACAAGTCACTGCCATCAAACGCGCAGGCGCTGATTTGATCGCGAGTTATTTTGCTAAGGATGTGGTGAGGTTGCTGTCTTAA
- a CDS encoding CNNM domain-containing protein — translation MGLLILYAIVSIFFSFVCSILEAVLLSITPTFLKMKKTEGATYTDALTQLKNDVDKPLIAILTLNTLAHTVGAILVGVQAESMVSQGFQAAVLGIPLVGVVSGIMTVLILVVSEIIPKTIGATYWQNLAGISTRVLVGMVAVLKYTGILWVLQLTTRAIGKSAHMNTMTREEFLSITETAEEEGVFHPSEGQYIKSLMNFNKIKVKDVMTPRSVMYMAPQSMLIKEFFEADKDLRFSRIPIYNKNRDDVTGYVLKDAILEDIIHDKPAETLGDLHREIALVRLDMPITQLFDQMISSKEHIALVLDDYGSVQGLVTMEDVIETMLGLEIMDESDNVEDMQMLARKNWEKRSKQLGLEKPPEDQEQDA, via the coding sequence ATGGGATTATTGATCCTTTACGCAATCGTATCTATTTTTTTCTCTTTTGTATGTTCGATACTAGAGGCCGTACTGCTTTCCATTACGCCTACTTTTTTAAAAATGAAAAAGACAGAAGGCGCGACTTATACTGATGCGTTGACGCAACTCAAAAATGATGTTGACAAGCCGCTTATCGCAATTTTGACACTCAATACGCTGGCACATACGGTAGGTGCCATTCTAGTTGGAGTTCAAGCCGAAAGTATGGTGTCGCAAGGTTTTCAAGCGGCTGTGTTGGGCATACCACTTGTTGGTGTCGTTTCTGGTATCATGACGGTTTTGATATTGGTGGTTTCTGAGATTATTCCTAAAACTATCGGTGCTACTTACTGGCAAAATCTTGCGGGCATTTCCACAAGAGTACTCGTTGGTATGGTTGCCGTTTTAAAATACACTGGAATTCTTTGGGTGTTGCAGTTGACCACAAGAGCGATAGGTAAAAGTGCACATATGAACACGATGACACGCGAGGAGTTTCTCTCCATAACAGAAACTGCCGAAGAAGAAGGTGTCTTTCACCCATCTGAAGGTCAGTACATTAAAAGCTTGATGAATTTCAACAAGATCAAGGTGAAGGATGTCATGACACCGCGATCAGTTATGTATATGGCGCCACAATCCATGCTCATCAAAGAGTTTTTTGAGGCAGACAAGGATCTTAGATTTTCACGAATTCCTATTTATAATAAGAATCGGGATGATGTCACGGGTTACGTTCTAAAAGATGCTATTCTGGAAGATATCATACACGACAAGCCCGCTGAAACTCTGGGTGACCTGCATCGTGAGATTGCTTTGGTACGTCTAGATATGCCTATTACACAACTATTTGATCAAATGATCTCTAGTAAGGAGCACATCGCGCTGGTACTGGACGATTACGGCAGCGTTCAAGGCCTTGTCACCATGGAAGATGTGATAGAAACCATGCTGGGACTTGAGATCATGGATGAAAGCGATAATGTAGAAGACATGCAAATGCTCGCTCGCAAGAATTGGGAAAAAAGAAGTAAACAATTAGGGCTTGAGAAACCGCCAGAAGATCAGGAGCAGGATGCCTAA
- a CDS encoding aminopeptidase P family protein: MKYDPIDNTLFKTNRKNFMAQMKPNSLAVFNSNDIFKTGADSTMPFKQHRDIFFLSGADQEDTILVLFPDCPDPAHREVLFVTETNDHIAVWEGEKLTKEKAKEISGIETVYWLKDFDKKFFEMMVQAETIYFNTNEHYRQSVEMQTREDRFILKTKAQFPAHNYAKSAPIMQRLRSVKHQIEIDLMQKACDITNAGFRRVLNFVKPGVMEYEIEAEYLHEFIKSRSDGFAYTPIIASGNNANVLHYIENNQKCKDGDLILMDVGATYANYSADMTRTIPVGGKFSKRQKEVYNAVNGVKNQATEMLVPGTLWKEFHVEVGKIMTGKLIDLGLLDKADVQNEDKDWPAYKKYFMHGTSHHIGLDTHDYGLLWEPMQANNVFTVEPGIYIPEEGFGIRLEDDVVIQDTGSPKNLMGDIPIEADEIEELMNK, from the coding sequence ATGAAGTACGATCCCATCGACAATACACTTTTCAAGACCAACCGAAAGAATTTTATGGCTCAAATGAAGCCCAATAGTCTTGCGGTTTTCAACTCCAACGATATTTTTAAAACCGGTGCAGATAGTACGATGCCGTTCAAACAGCATCGCGATATATTCTTTTTAAGTGGTGCAGATCAGGAAGACACTATTTTAGTATTGTTCCCAGATTGTCCAGATCCCGCACATCGCGAGGTCCTTTTTGTAACCGAAACCAACGACCACATTGCTGTATGGGAAGGCGAGAAGTTAACTAAGGAAAAGGCGAAAGAAATTTCAGGGATTGAAACTGTGTACTGGCTCAAGGATTTTGACAAGAAATTCTTTGAGATGATGGTACAGGCAGAAACTATCTATTTCAACACTAATGAGCACTACCGTCAGTCTGTTGAGATGCAAACGCGTGAGGACAGATTTATTCTCAAAACCAAAGCGCAATTCCCAGCACATAATTATGCTAAGAGTGCTCCTATTATGCAGCGCTTAAGATCTGTCAAACACCAGATTGAGATTGACTTGATGCAAAAGGCTTGTGATATCACTAATGCTGGTTTCCGCAGAGTGCTGAATTTTGTAAAGCCCGGCGTGATGGAATATGAAATTGAGGCAGAATACCTGCACGAGTTCATCAAGAGTCGTAGCGATGGCTTTGCGTACACACCCATTATCGCAAGCGGTAACAATGCTAATGTTTTACATTATATCGAGAACAACCAAAAATGTAAGGATGGCGATTTAATTTTAATGGATGTAGGAGCGACTTATGCAAACTATTCTGCAGATATGACCAGAACGATTCCCGTTGGCGGGAAATTTTCCAAGCGCCAGAAGGAAGTTTACAATGCTGTCAATGGTGTGAAAAATCAAGCTACAGAGATGCTTGTACCTGGAACCCTGTGGAAGGAATTTCACGTTGAGGTAGGAAAGATCATGACCGGTAAACTTATTGACCTAGGACTACTCGATAAAGCAGATGTTCAAAACGAGGACAAAGATTGGCCAGCTTATAAGAAATACTTCATGCATGGTACTTCTCACCACATAGGATTGGACACGCACGATTATGGATTGTTGTGGGAACCTATGCAAGCTAATAATGTATTCACGGTAGAACCAGGTATCTATATTCCAGAAGAAGGTTTCGGAATACGATTGGAAGACGACGTTGTCATACAAGACACCGGAAGCCCTAAAAATCTAATGGGCGACATTCCTATTGAGGCAGATGAGATTGAAGAATTGATGAATAAATAG
- a CDS encoding WD40/YVTN/BNR-like repeat-containing protein: MKYTILLASLLLSAGAAAQQPTSAQKVVTDLQMQQETAENSRYKNLKFENIGPTIMSGRVVDVDVNPENPTEMLVAYASGGLWHTNNNGTSFTPIMDNALTINLGDIAVDWDSETIWAGTGENNSSRSSYAGVGLLKSTDWGKTWSKPMLPGSHHIGRILIDPANKDHLVVAVTGPLYTLSDERGIYTTMDGGTTWNKTLFATNMAGFIDLAYVPDNFNTMFAASWEKDRKAWNFDGDGEASAIYKSTDAGQTWNKITTAASGFPTGSGVGRIGLAVYDENTVYAIHDSQFRREKSDDDASAKASSSKKLSKDDFQGMTMDAFTALEDDTLNEYLKENGFQEKYRAQNVKNMIRSGAAKPADLALYLEDANTQLFDTPVKGAELYRSDDGGATWKKTHEDQIDDVFFSYGYYFAQVRVDPSDVNKVYVMGVPIIKSADGGKTWTNISRENVHADHHALWVDPNDSGHLINGNDGGLNISYDDGETWIKNNSPSVGQFYAINYDMEEPYNVYGGLQDNGVWVGANNARENRSWQQQGQYPWESIMGGDGMQVQIDSRNSDIVYTGFQFGNYYRINRETGDREYIQPKHELGESPYRFNWQTPILLSPHNQDILYLGGNKLHRSFNQGDEWTAISPDLTQGPKEGNVAYGTLTTISESPFQFGMIYTGSDDGLVQLTKDGGATWTKLNGGWPADLWVSRVVASQHKKDRVYVTLNGYRSDDFTPYVYMSDDAGKTWSDIGASLPVSPVNVIVEHPTDENMVFVGTDNTVWVAEQTGAWSVLNSDMPPVAVHDLKIQPKTKDLLVGTHGRSIYKANLESVSLTKAESNENAMGYYSKKLKLSTIDGFRASSRYGATRFLSDSSPEPSVAISYYSPENGKIKMEVMNAEGKTIQEMELTADEGLNFYEYNGSVSESGVKRFDKKDAPNKADNGMYYLPVGTYTVKLSGKGGNASEKLEVK; encoded by the coding sequence ATGAAATATACCATACTACTTGCATCATTGTTATTATCAGCTGGTGCTGCAGCACAGCAGCCAACTAGCGCCCAAAAGGTCGTTACAGACCTACAAATGCAGCAGGAAACCGCAGAGAATTCTCGTTATAAGAACCTCAAGTTTGAAAATATAGGGCCAACCATTATGTCTGGTCGTGTAGTTGATGTTGATGTAAACCCAGAAAATCCAACAGAGATGCTGGTCGCTTATGCGAGTGGCGGTTTGTGGCATACCAATAATAACGGGACCAGTTTCACGCCTATAATGGACAATGCGTTGACTATTAACCTGGGCGATATCGCTGTTGATTGGGATTCTGAAACCATCTGGGCAGGAACAGGCGAGAATAATTCTAGCCGCAGTAGTTATGCTGGAGTAGGGTTGCTAAAGTCGACAGATTGGGGTAAAACGTGGAGTAAACCCATGTTGCCAGGATCACACCACATAGGTCGCATCTTGATCGATCCCGCAAACAAGGATCATCTAGTGGTTGCCGTTACTGGACCGTTGTACACCTTGAGCGACGAGCGCGGTATCTACACCACGATGGATGGTGGAACCACTTGGAATAAAACATTATTTGCTACCAATATGGCTGGATTTATTGATCTAGCGTATGTTCCAGATAATTTCAATACCATGTTTGCCGCGAGTTGGGAGAAAGATCGCAAGGCATGGAATTTTGACGGTGATGGTGAGGCAAGTGCGATTTACAAAAGCACTGATGCTGGTCAAACCTGGAATAAAATCACAACTGCAGCCAGCGGTTTCCCAACAGGTTCTGGAGTAGGTAGAATAGGTCTTGCGGTTTATGATGAGAATACGGTTTATGCCATTCATGACTCGCAGTTCAGAAGGGAAAAGAGTGATGATGATGCTTCCGCGAAAGCGAGTTCTTCCAAAAAATTGAGCAAAGACGATTTTCAAGGAATGACCATGGATGCCTTTACTGCACTTGAAGATGACACGCTGAATGAGTATTTGAAAGAAAATGGTTTTCAAGAAAAATACAGAGCGCAAAATGTCAAAAATATGATACGTAGCGGCGCTGCAAAACCAGCAGATCTGGCTTTATATCTTGAAGATGCCAATACCCAACTATTTGACACACCCGTAAAAGGCGCAGAACTGTACAGATCTGATGATGGTGGTGCGACATGGAAAAAAACACATGAAGATCAAATTGACGATGTATTTTTTAGCTACGGTTATTATTTCGCTCAAGTACGCGTTGACCCAAGTGATGTCAACAAGGTTTACGTCATGGGTGTTCCCATCATAAAATCTGCTGATGGTGGTAAGACTTGGACCAATATTTCAAGAGAAAATGTACATGCAGACCATCACGCGCTTTGGGTAGATCCTAACGATAGCGGTCACCTAATTAACGGTAACGACGGTGGTTTGAATATTTCTTATGATGACGGTGAGACATGGATCAAGAACAATTCACCTAGCGTTGGTCAGTTCTATGCAATCAATTATGATATGGAAGAACCTTACAATGTCTATGGTGGCTTGCAGGATAACGGTGTTTGGGTAGGAGCAAACAATGCTCGCGAGAATCGTTCCTGGCAGCAGCAAGGTCAATATCCATGGGAATCCATAATGGGCGGCGACGGTATGCAGGTACAGATCGATTCCAGAAATAGCGATATCGTTTATACAGGTTTCCAATTTGGGAATTATTATAGAATCAACAGAGAAACTGGTGATAGAGAATACATTCAACCAAAACATGAATTAGGAGAATCACCATACCGTTTCAACTGGCAAACGCCCATTTTACTAAGTCCGCACAATCAAGATATCTTGTATTTAGGTGGTAATAAATTGCACCGCAGTTTTAATCAAGGCGATGAATGGACCGCTATATCACCAGATTTGACTCAAGGCCCCAAAGAAGGTAATGTTGCTTATGGAACGTTGACCACTATAAGCGAGTCGCCATTTCAATTTGGAATGATCTATACTGGTTCTGATGATGGATTAGTCCAATTAACTAAAGATGGTGGCGCCACCTGGACAAAACTTAATGGTGGCTGGCCAGCAGATTTATGGGTAAGTCGGGTTGTAGCCTCACAACACAAAAAAGATCGCGTTTATGTCACCCTAAACGGATACAGATCTGATGACTTCACACCTTATGTGTACATGAGCGATGATGCTGGAAAAACTTGGAGCGACATAGGAGCTTCACTTCCAGTTTCTCCAGTAAATGTGATTGTTGAGCACCCAACAGACGAGAACATGGTTTTTGTAGGAACAGATAATACAGTTTGGGTAGCAGAACAAACTGGCGCTTGGTCTGTGTTGAATTCAGATATGCCGCCAGTAGCGGTTCATGATCTAAAGATCCAACCGAAAACAAAGGATCTTTTAGTTGGTACACACGGTCGATCTATCTACAAGGCTAATCTTGAATCAGTTTCTTTGACAAAAGCTGAATCCAATGAAAATGCCATGGGATATTATAGCAAAAAACTGAAGCTTTCTACTATTGACGGATTTAGAGCTAGCTCGCGCTACGGAGCTACAAGATTTCTAAGTGATAGTAGTCCAGAGCCAAGCGTTGCGATTTCCTATTACAGTCCAGAAAATGGTAAAATAAAAATGGAAGTCATGAATGCTGAAGGTAAAACCATTCAAGAGATGGAGCTTACAGCAGATGAAGGCTTGAATTTCTATGAATATAATGGATCAGTTTCTGAATCTGGCGTGAAGCGATTTGATAAAAAAGACGCTCCCAATAAAGCCGATAATGGAATGTATTATTTACCAGTAGGAACTTATACGGTCAAGCTTTCTGGAAAAGGTGGAAATGCGAGTGAGAAGTTAGAGGTGAAGTAA
- a CDS encoding succinylglutamate desuccinylase/aspartoacylase family protein, with the protein MERIIDRYTSGLEGPLVFVTAAVHGNEPSGVEALQEVFKQLRAAKASIKGTLIGLRGNRCALKKAVRFIDEDLNRTWKESKIAKQIKDTHEELEMEEIIEILDMEMAHHRGKKMYFLDCHTTSSQSAPYMSVQVKNDNDEWAHRFPTYIVRGFSDIVNGSIDHYFTDRGLTGFTFEAGQHDDPSSAKHHQSMIWLMLKEACNLDLTTIATYPKCVESLQNDAPDQKTFEIIHRHEIMPDDDFKMKPGFDNFQKISTGELLAHNNGSELKSTWDAYIFMPLYQGQGNDGFFVIQEV; encoded by the coding sequence ATGGAAAGAATTATCGATAGATATACTAGTGGATTAGAAGGACCACTCGTTTTTGTAACTGCTGCGGTACATGGGAATGAACCTAGCGGAGTTGAAGCGCTCCAGGAAGTTTTCAAGCAATTAAGAGCTGCAAAAGCCAGCATAAAAGGAACTTTGATTGGACTGCGCGGGAATCGCTGCGCACTTAAAAAAGCAGTCCGATTTATCGATGAGGATTTGAACCGCACCTGGAAAGAATCAAAAATCGCAAAACAAATAAAGGACACTCACGAGGAACTTGAAATGGAAGAAATCATTGAGATTCTCGATATGGAAATGGCACATCATAGAGGGAAAAAAATGTACTTTCTTGATTGCCACACCACATCTTCCCAGAGCGCACCCTATATGTCCGTTCAAGTTAAGAATGACAACGATGAATGGGCACATCGTTTCCCAACTTATATTGTTCGAGGTTTTAGCGATATTGTCAATGGTAGCATTGACCATTATTTCACAGATCGAGGTTTGACTGGCTTCACCTTTGAGGCAGGACAACACGATGATCCATCATCTGCAAAACATCATCAGAGTATGATTTGGTTGATGCTAAAAGAAGCTTGTAACCTAGATCTAACGACCATTGCAACATATCCTAAATGCGTGGAAAGTTTGCAGAATGATGCTCCAGATCAAAAGACCTTTGAGATTATACATAGGCACGAGATCATGCCTGACGATGATTTCAAAATGAAACCAGGTTTTGACAATTTCCAGAAAATATCTACGGGTGAATTACTGGCCCACAATAATGGAAGCGAGCTCAAAAGCACATGGGATGCTTACATCTTCATGCCGTTATATCAAGGTCAAGGCAATGATGGTTTCTTTGTGATTCAAGAAGTCTAG